A portion of the Zootoca vivipara chromosome 6, rZooViv1.1, whole genome shotgun sequence genome contains these proteins:
- the MED29 gene encoding mediator of RNA polymerase II transcription subunit 29 — MAAPQQPPQPQPAQLTLLQAQVGPPPGSAAAAVGGHPGSAQAAAGAASLTVAQAPGGLQPPAQAQDFDPVQRFRLLLPQLKESLQSLMKVAAQNFIQNTNIDSGQKSNDGPVQRVDKSLEEFYALCDQLELCLRLAYECLSQSFDSAKHSPTLVPTATKPDAVQAESLPYTQYLSMIKSQISCAKDIHNALLECSNKITGKAPSQGVL, encoded by the exons atggcggcgccTCAGCAGCCGCCTCAACCGCAGCCGGCGCAGCTGACGCTCCTGCAGGCGCAGGTGGGGCCACCCCCCGGCAGCGCCGCGGCGGCGGTAGGTGGGCACCCCGGCTCGGCGCAGGCCGCGGCGGGAGCGGCTTCTTTAACGGTCGCCCAGGCTCCCGGCGGGCTCCAACCTCCCGCGCAGGCGCAGGACTTCGACCCGGTGCAGCGCTTTcgcctcctgctgccgcagctCAAAGAAAGCCTGCAG AGCTTGATGAAAGTGGCTGCCCAGAACTTCATCCAGAACACCAACATTGACAGCGGACA GAAAAGCAACGACGGCCCCGTGCAGAGAGTGGACAAGAGCCTCGAGGAATTCTATGCCTTGTGTGACCAGCTGGAGTTGTGCCTG CGCCTGGCCTACGAGTGCCTCTCCCAGAGCTTTGACAGCGCCAAGCACTCCCCGACCCTCGTGCCGACAGCCACCAAGCCGGACGCGGTCCAGGCAGAGAGCCTGCCCTACACCCAGTACCTCAGCATGATCAAGTCCCAGATCTCTTGCGCCAAAGACATCCACAATGCCCTTCTGGAGTGTTCCAACAAGATCACAGGAAAGGCCCCCTCCCAGGGCGTACTTTAG
- the PAF1 gene encoding RNA polymerase II-associated factor 1 homolog, with product MAPTIQTQAQREEPGHRPNSHRTLPERSGVVCRVKYCNSLPDIPFDPKFITYPFDQNRFVQYKATSLEKQHKHDLLTEPDLGVTIDLINPDTYRIDPNVLLDPADEKLLEEEIQAPTSSKRSQQHAKVVPWMRKTEYISTEFNRYGVSNEKPEVKIGVSVKQQFTEEEIYKDRDSQIAAIEKTFEDAQKSIAQHYSKPRVTPVEVMPVFPDFKMWINPCAQVIFDSDPAPKDTSGSAALEMMSQAMIRGMMDEEGNQFVAYFLPVDDTMRKRKRDQDEEMDYAPEDVYEYKIAREYNWNVKNKASKGYEENYFFIFREGDGVYYNELETRVRLSKRRAKAGVQSGTNAVLVVKHRDMNEKELEAQEARKAQLENHEPEEEEEEEMDLGKEAQGSDEEPEKGSESEKEASEAEEGEDEEEGRSASESEREASEGEGAPAEESEEDERAARDKEEIFGSDDDEEEDSEQEGGQRDEGESGSEEEEDEEEDEEGGGRRQQRRGSSQSPLHSGSEDHSNHEEEEEEEGEASASEAPSESSEEGSDSD from the exons ATGGCGCCCACTATCCAGACTCAGGCGCAGCGGGAAGAGCCCGGCCACAG GCCCAACTCCCACCGGACGCTTCCTGAGAG GTCGGGAGTGGTGTGTCGCGTCAAATATTGCAACAGTCTTCCCGATATCCCCTTTGACCCCAAGTTCATCACATACCCATTTGACCAGAACAG GTTTGTACAGTACAAAGCCACCTCTCTTGAGAAGCAGCACAAACATGACCTCCTGACTGAGCCTGACCTGGGGGTCACCATAGACCTAATCAACCCCGATACATATCGCATCGACCCCAATG TTCTTCTAGATCCTGCCGACGAGAAGTTGCTGGAGGAGGAGATCCAAGCGCCAACCAGTTCCAAGAG ATCCCAGCAGCATGCCAAAGTGGTGCCATGGATGAGGAAGACCGAATACATCTCCACAGAGTTCAACCGCTATGGCGTCTCCAACGAGAAGCCGGAGGTTAA GATTGGCGTGTCTGTCAAGCAACAGTTCACAGAGGAAGAGATCTACAAAGACAGAGATAGCCAGATTGCGGCCATCGAGAAGACCTTTGAGGATGCTCAGAAATCG ATCGCTCAGCACTACAGCAAGCCTCGAGTCACACCTGTGGAGGTCATGCCTGTCTTCCCTGACTTCAAG ATGTGGATCAACCCTTGCGCCCAGGTCATCTTCGACTCTGACCCAGCACCCAAGGACACCAGTGGGTCAGCCGCCCTCGAGATGATGTCCCAGGCCATGATTAG GGGCATGATGGACGAGGAAGGCAACCAGTTTGTGGCTTACTTCCTCCCTGTGGACGACACAATGCGGAAACGCAAACGGGACCAAGACGAAGAGATGGACTACGCTCCCGAGGATGT gtaCGAGTACAAGATCGCTCGGGAATACAACTGGAATGTCAAGAACAAAGCCAGCAAGGGCTACGAGGAAAACTATTTCTTCATCTTCCGGGAGGGTGATGGGGTCTATTACAACGAACTGGAGACCAG AGTGCGGCTGAGCAAACGGCGAGCCAAGGCCGGGGTGCAGTCGGGAACCAACGCCGTTCTGGTGGTGAAGCACCGAGATATGAACGAGAAGGAGCTGGAGGCACAG GAAGCCCGCAAAGCCCAGCTGGAGAACCACGAgccggaagaggaggaggaggaggagatggaccTGGGCAAAGAGGCCCAAGGCTCAG ACGAGGAGCCAGAGAAAGGCAGCGAGAGCGAGAAGGAGGCCAGCGAGGCAGAGGAGGGCGAGGACGAGGAGGAAGGGCGCTCAGCCAGCGAGAGCGAGCGGGAGGCCAGCGAAGGCGAGGGGGCTCCGGCCGAGGAGAGCGAGGAAGACGAGCGGGCGGCCCGAGACAAGGAGGAGATCTTTGGCAGCGACGACGACGAGGAAGAGGACTCGGAGCAGGAGGGGGGCCAGCGCGACGAAGGGGAGAGCggcagcgaggaggaggaggacgaagaGGAGGACGAGGAAGGGGGCGGGCGGCGCCAGCAGCGTCGCGGCAGCAGCCAGAGCCCTCTCCACAGCGGCAGCGAGGACCACTCCAaccacgaggaggaggaggaagaggaaggggaggccAGCGCCAGCGAGGCCCCGTCCGAGTCCAGCGAGGAGGGCAGCGACAGCGACTGA